The nucleotide window ACGACGACGATCTCGACCGGCTCGGGGATGGGGATCAGCCGGTGCTTCCGGTCGCGCGTGTCGATCAGGAGCGCGGAGCCCAGCCGTCCGAGGCTCGACACCATGGGATCCATGGCGCCGACGCGCGCCCCCACGAACTCGTTCTCCACGCGCTGCGCCAGGACCGCGATCCGCTCGTCGTCGAGCCTCAGGTCGTACCGGCGGCGCAGCGCGCGCAGGAACGCGACCGTGATCGCCGCGCTCGACGCGAGGCCGCTTCCGATCGGGACCGTGGAGTCGAGGAGCGCGTCGAATCCGGACAGCTCGAACCCCTCGCCCTCGAGGAGGGCCGCGGCCCCCTGGGCGTAGTCGGCCCAGGAGCCCGAGGGGCTCGGAGCGTCGAGGTCGAAGGACTCGACCACCCCGGGCTCGCCCGCGTTCCGGCTCGCCACACGCCCCGCGCGGTCCTCTCGCGACGCGAGCGCCACGCTCGCGTGCCTTGGAATCGGCGTCGGGAGCACGTGCCCGCCGTTGTAGTCGATGTGCTCGCCGATCAGGTTGACTCTCCCGGGGGCCCGAGCCTCGACCTCGGCGCTCCTTCCGAACCGCGCCTCGAACGCGGAGACGGGGCTCATCGCGCCCTCGCCGGGGATTCCGCGTCCGCGGCCATCACGGCCGCGGCGGCCTTCCGAAGCTCCGCCGCCTTCTCCTCGGGGATCGAGTCGTTCGTGAAGAACCCGGCTCCGATCTCCGTCCCGGCGAGGTACTTGAGCTTCGTGGCCGTGCGGTAGGGCGGATAGAACTCCGCGTGAAGGTGCGCCTCGGGGTGCGGCGAGCCGTCGGTGGGCGCCTGGTGGAACACCATCACGTACGGGAACGGCTTCGCGAAGAGCGCGTCGTAGGCGCGCACCGTGAGGCGGAGCGCGCGCGCCAGGTCCGCGCGCGTTGGGGCGTCGAGCGCGTCGAGGGATGGAACCGGCGCGCGCGGAGCCACCCAGACCTCGTAGGGATAGCGCGCGAACGCGGGCACGAACGCGACGGCAGCGTCTCCCCGATACAGGACGCGCGCCTCGCTCCGGATCTCGTCCTCGATGTGGGATGCGAGGAGTCCCTTCCCGCGATGCTCCCAGTGATGCCGCTCCTCGCGCTGCTCCGTCGCGGGGATCGAGGGCACCGTGGCGTAGGCGTAGATCTGGCCGTGCG belongs to Candidatus Eisenbacteria bacterium and includes:
- the galK gene encoding galactokinase, whose translation is MSPVSAFEARFGRSAEVEARAPGRVNLIGEHIDYNGGHVLPTPIPRHASVALASREDRAGRVASRNAGEPGVVESFDLDAPSPSGSWADYAQGAAALLEGEGFELSGFDALLDSTVPIGSGLASSAAITVAFLRALRRRYDLRLDDERIAVLAQRVENEFVGARVGAMDPMVSSLGRLGSALLIDTRDRKHRLIPIPEPVEIVVVDSGVPHRHAGGEYNRRREECERAREVLGVTFLCDLEERDLPRVAALPEPLARRARHAITEDRRVRDLVVLLEEGRFDAIGPLLDEGHRSLRDDFEVSTPEINLLVALLAAEESVLGARLTGGGFGGSVVAVARAGAGRAAAARAVERYRKETGVPGAVVTPDAVPAPEHEAV
- the galT gene encoding galactose-1-phosphate uridylyltransferase; this encodes MTHRLELRKPDGRSVALYARHPLTAPAEVPEPRGGPVDARPHVRWHPFRAEWVAYAGHRQDRTFLPPPDYDPLAPTRPGGEPTELPAGDWEVAVFENRFPSLRLGAPAPAPSVVPTGPGTGVCEVVVYTQDREGSLGDLSLDRVDLLLEVWGERTRALGSHPEIRYVMPFENRGIEVGATLSHPHGQIYAYATVPSIPATEQREERHHWEHRGKGLLASHIEDEIRSEARVLYRGDAAVAFVPAFARYPYEVWVAPRAPVPSLDALDAPTRADLARALRLTVRAYDALFAKPFPYVMVFHQAPTDGSPHPEAHLHAEFYPPYRTATKLKYLAGTEIGAGFFTNDSIPEEKAAELRKAAAAVMAADAESPARAR